The window ATCTTTGGTTCGGTCTCCTCGCCCGGGATGCTCTCGTTTCCCAGACCTGGAGTAACGCTTGCGGTAGACTTCCCATATCAAGGGGCAAGAACCTTGCGGCTTCTCGACGACCTTGATGAGATTGTACTTGCGAGACATGGAGCCATCTATCCCGCAAAAGACGCGCGAATGTCCGCCAGGATCTTTCACGCATCGTTTCCGCGCTGGAAGGAATTCATGCGCTTTATCGATCCGAAGTTCTCCTCGAGCTTTTGGAGGCGAGTTGCGATTCCACTCGATGCAGACAGGTAAGAGGAGAGTACTCATCATCGGCGCAACCTCGGAAATTGCGTATGAGACGGGGAAAATCTTTGCTGCCGATGGGGCATGGCTGTTTTTGGTCGGACGCCATCAGGAAAAACTTGCCGCCGTTGCCGATGACCTGCACGTGAGGGGGGCAGGCAGGGTGGAAACATTCGCCCTCGATCTGACCGAGCTTGATCGCCATCACGAGCTGCTCGCAAAGGCGATAGAAGCCCTGGGTGGGCTTGACGCAGCGCTGATTGCCCACGGAACGTTACCGGATCAACGAGCCTGTGAGCAGAATGTGGCCGACCTGGTGAATGGATTCACGACGAACTGCCTCAGCGTCATTTCTCTGGTCACACACCTTGCCAATTACTTTGAACCGCAAAGATACGGCTCTCTTGCGGTCATTACTTCCGTAGCAGGTGATCGTGGTCGGCGGAGCAACTACGCGTACGGGGCCGCAAAAGGGGCGGTGGACCTTTTTCTTCAAGGGGTGCGCAGTCGGCTCTCCCGTGCCGGCGTGTCGGTTGTCACGATCAAGCCCGGTCTTGTAGACACCCCGATGACTGCCGCGCTGCCGAAGCATTTCCTTTTTGCTCGCGCGTCCACGGTCGGCAAAGGTGCATACAAGGCGATGCTGAGCCGAAAGGATGTGGTATACCTGCCGTGGTTCTGGCGCTGGATCATGGCGATCATCAAGATGGTTCCGGAATCCGTCTTCAAGCGAATGAGCCTGTAAAAAGGCGAGGACGGAAGACCCGAGGATGATGCCGTGCGTAGTGAACGGATACGAGTCGGCTACGTGATCCCCCAACTCGCCCACGGTGGGGCAGAGCGACAACTGTACGAATTGAGTCGAGGCCTGGATGCCACACGTTTTCAGTGTGTCGTCTATTGCCTATCCGAGAGGACATTTCCCTACGGCGACATGATCAGAGAGGCGGGGATCGAGCTGCGCATCTTAAAGCCCTGTGGCCATTTCGACATCTCAAGGGTTCTTCAACTCGCGCGTCTCGTGCGCAAGGACCGTATCGATATTCTTCACGCCTTCCTCTTCCACGCCAACGGCTATGCCTGGCCCGCGCGATGGCTCGCCGGCGGCCCCCGTCTGGTGACCTCGGCGCGCAACTGCCAGACGATTGGGTGGCTTCGGGACCGGGTCAACCGGCTTGCCTTTCAGGGAAGTGATGCGATCGTCTGTAACGGCGAGGCGGTCCGATCGTTTATCGGGCAACACTATCGCGTGCCGGCCGAGAAGTGCGCAGTGATCTATAACGGGGTCGATCTCGAGCGCTTCGCGCTGTCAACGGAGTCTCCGCCCTCCGCGTACAGGTCAGGCGACGGGCTGGTGATCACCGTCGGGCGCCTCGTCCCGCAAAAGGATATCGAGCTGTTCCTCGACGCGGCAGCCCTGCTCACGCATAGACAGGCCGGGACGCGCTTTGTGATCGTGGGTGATGGTCACTGCCGTGGAGCGCTGGAGCGCTATGCCGCTCACAACGGACTGGGGCGGCAGGTCGCCTTTCTGGGCGAGCGGGCGGATGTCCCCGAACTGCTGCGCACCGCCGATGTCGTCTGGCTCACCTCGGCCTGGGAGGGGCTGTCCAATGTGCTCTTAGAGGCCATGGCCTGCGCCAAACCGATTGTGACACGGGACGTGGGGGCCTGCCGGGAGATCGTCCGTCATGGGGTGAATGGCTATCTGGTGCCCAAGCGGGATGCGGAAGCGTTTGCGCATTACACCCTCGGTCTGTTGACCAACCCTGTTCAGGCAAGCGAGATGGGACAGGCGGGGAGGAAGATAGCCGAGGAGAAGTTCTCCCTCTCCGCCATGATCCGAAATACAGTAAAGCTGTATGACTCGCTGCTCGATTCCCGGGTTGGCGTCGCCGGCTAACGGGGGAATGCACCGCATGAGGAACCGCGCGGATGCGGCGAATACCGCCAAAACAACTGCGCGGGCACGGGCCCCGACAGGCGATGTGGTACGCCACCGGGGCCCATCATCTCAGCAGGGTGGGGCATGGATCCGGTCTCTCTTCCAGGGGTTGCCCGAAGGCATTTGTCTCATTGACCCCTCGATGCGGGTCGTCCTTTGGAACCGGGCGGCCACCGAGATCACCGGCTACGGGGCGTCAGAGCTTCTGGGGTGCCGCTGCTATCTCAAGGGAAACGGCCTCGACCTGGAACGATTTTGTCGGGCGGAGTGCCCCGTCAGTGGGGAGGACAAATCGCTCACGGGCTGCCGTGGCTGCGTCAAGTGGCAGTACCCCTGGACCCTGGTTCTCCCCGCGCGACACGTGGACGTCGCCCTCCTCATCCTGATCTTCCGGCACGTCCCCTTCACCCAGCAGCTCCCGACCTGTCCCGACACATCTTCACCCTGCATGCTCGCCCGGTATGCTGCCCAGCGCGGGCCCGAGGTCGCCCGGCGCCTCCTGGCCCTGACCCTCCGCGAACGCGAGATCCTGGGGCTGCTCGCCGGTGGGAAAACCGCCAAGCCGATCGCCACGGCATTGGGGATCTCCCTCCCAACCGTCCGGACGCACATCCAGAGCATTCTCAGGAAGCTCGACGTCCATAGCTGCCTGGAGTTGGTGGCCTTTCTCCGCCACATGACTGAGGGTGTGCCCCCAGCCTGCTCCTGAAGCCCTTGTACGCCATCCGACTGCTGCCGACATTCGGCAGGTCATCTCCTTTAATGACATCTCCCTTGACGATTGACGTCGGGGAGAAGGCTCACTAATGTTCGAGTCAAGGAGGTGATGGCCGTTGATTGTATGAATTGTGAGGTGGGGAACTGCAAGGCTGAAGGACCGTTTCACCGTTCACGCGCGATTCCGACGTAGCCGGGCGCGCAGGAGGAGAGGGAGATGAAGATGCAAAAGGTGCTGTTGACGCTGTGTGGCGCTGTGCTGCTCGTGTTTCTGATGACTGCCCCAGTCTTAGCAGCCCACTGCTCACCGGAATTTGTAGGGCCACCGACTTCTGGTTGTACGGTGAATAAGGTCCAGGATGTTCTTTGTCAAGGTACCGACGGCAACGATACCATAGTAGGCACGTCTGGCGACGACGTCATCATCGGCTTGGGCGGTAACGATCGGATCTATGGTTTGGGAGGGGACGATGTCATCTGTGGCCGCGACGGTGACGACATCCTCGTCGGTGGCGCCGGTGACGACCTTATCGAAGCCGATGGCGGCGACGACCGGATCTACGGCGGCAGTGGCGACGACCTCCTCGATGGCGGCGATGACTTCGACATCATCAACGGCGGTCCAGGATTTGAAGTCGCTTGCGTCGACGGCGAGCGGGTCAACAACTGTGAATAGTGAAATTGAGCATGGCGTCAATCCATCCGTACCCGTTACTACGACCTAACCGTGGAAGTGCTTCGAACCGGGGAACGCGATTGTCCCCACCGAGGAGGGCCCTCCCCAGCGGAGGGGGGCCTCTGGAGGTGTCTCCTGTATGGGGCCCCTCATCGCTGGGCTTTGCGAGCCCTCCTGGCCAGCCTCGTGCTCTTTGGCGGGCTAGGCCACTCCCTAGCCGCCCGATCCGGGGAGACCTCCCCGCCTGCTGCTGGTGGCCACCCCCCCCTCATTCGCGTGGAGGCGGGGCTGGTAACCGTCAAGATCGTCGGGGTGTCCCTGGAGGCGGTTCTCAACGCGATCGGCGCTCAGAGCCAGATCAAAGTGGTCCTGCATGATTCGAGACCCGATACGGTCTCGGCGGCCTTCCAGGCGGTGCCCCTGGAGGAGGCCATGCGAAGGCTCCTCAAGACCAACTTCCTGTTCCTGTACGGCCCAGACGGAAACGTAGTAGAGGTTCGGGTGTGGCGGGTACCGACTGAGCGCGCCTTTGTTGAGAACCGCGAGTCCCGCGAGTCGCTGCTCGAGGCGTTGGCGGAGGGCGAGCCGCTCCAACGGCGGCAGGCAGTCCTGGCGTTGGGCGAGTCCACGCGCGCCCAGTCGGCGGAGCCCTTGGCGAAGGTCTTGGAAGAGGATGACGCGCCGGAGGTGCGGCAGGCGGCAGTCGTGGCCTTGGAAAAGCTGGAGGGGCCACAGGCCGCCGCGGCCCTGGCGGCCGCGGTCTCGGACGACGGTGACCAGGCGGTCCGGCTGAGCGCGGTCAAAGCCTTGGCGAAGCGTGGTGGACCGGAGGCGATCGACCCGTTAACCCAGGCCTTACAGGCAGACGCCGAGCCCGTGGTGCGGTATGAAGCCTTGGTGGGTCTGGCCAACGTGGACGACGACCGTGTGAGGGAGGCCCTCCTGCAGGCCCTGGATGACTCGGAGGACTTCATTCGACACAAGGCAGAAGAAATCCTCCAACACCGCAGCGCTGCAGGCCGCGAGCCGTAAGGGGCGCGGTCCCCGGCTGCTCCCGAGAATCGGCAGGTCATCTCCTTTAATGACATCTGCCTTGACGATTGACGGCGGGCAATGGCCTCACCAATATTAGCGCCAAGGAGGTAATGGCCGTTGATTGTATGAATTGTGAGGTGAGGAACTACAAGGCTGAAGGACCGTTTCACCGTTCGCGCGCGATTCCAACGTAACCGGGCGCGCAGGAGGAGAGAGATGAAGAAAGTGCTGTTGACTCTATGTGGGGCTGTACTACTCGTGGCGCTACTGATTACCCCGGCCCTGGCGAGACCGTTCTGGCAGTCCGATCTCACCTGCGACTTCAATGATGATCTCATCTTTGGTGAGGAGTTTCCGGCACGGCCGTTCGCAGTAATCAAATACCCCTCGGGGGATCTCTACGTTAGCACTATTCGGGGTCTGCCTAAGAATACGGATTTTGAATGTGTCATCCGTTGTAACCCGACCCCGACTGGTGACATCTTCCATGTCGAAGATTCCTGCGGGACGAGTGATGCCAATGGCGTTCTGCCTGCGCAGGTCATTCAGAGGTTCGCTACCAGGGCCAACCTGAACGAATTCTGTTTTCAGATTTCTTTTCGTATCCAGAACGTTGATGGAGTGGAGAATTGCCGGGAAGGCTTTGTGCCGCGGGAATAAGGAAGACTTGAAGCCTTTCTCATTCGTCGAAGGCTTGTAGTCGTAGGGACTGACACTATAGACTTTGTTGACCCTGGCAAAGAGATGAGGAGCGCGAAACGCGTACCCAGGGGTCGCGTCGTCGAACGAGAGGGTAGAACAGCGAGCTGACGGCTCCACAGGGAGGCCGAGAAGTGCGTAGGTATATAGTATGGCGCAAAATGAGGCTTGGAGATTTAGAGAAATAATGAGGTGCGGCAATGAAACTCCTCTGCACAAGTGAAGTCCATCCGAGTGAAGAAAAAGTCACGCCTCCAAGATTTGATTTTTGCCATAAAAACTGCAAAACCGGAGCGTTAATCACAGCCCTGATTATAGCTTTCCCCTGTGTGGTTCATGCAACGCCTTTTACGCCTCTTGACTGGCAGCAAACCGTACCAAGCGGCCCGTTGGCAGGTCAAAAGAAATTCCTCAATTGGAGTCAAGATACCAACCAAAATTTCATAGATGATGAGATCGACGAGATCAGTGATACTGTCACACCACCTGTCGATATTAACGTTGACCTCAATAGATGTCTTACCTCTTCCGAAATCGAAGCAAAGTTTTCAGACTTTGGAATTATTCAACATGTAGGAAAATTCGTATCTTTTGTCGCGATAAAAGGGATTGATATTCTAGATATCCCTGGGCTCGCTGCCGATCCTGATGTAGCCGTCGTTGAGCTTCAACCGACATTCGAAGCGGGCTTGGATGTAAGCACAAGAGCTATTAGAGCACGTGCAAGCAATACCTTTTCGCCTCAGACGGTACAGAATTTAGGGTTTACCGGTCAGGGTGTGAATATCGCCATTCTCGATACTGGAGTTGATAATGGCCATGAGACATTTGCTGGAAAAACTGTAAGAGGATTCAATGCGATCACTAATGTCGAAGTAGATCCTGATGATGATAACAACCAGTCTCTCAACCAGTCTCTGTGCGTTCCAAACCCCGTTTTTCATGGAACTCACGTGGCCGGAATTGCTCTAGGAAATGGACGAATTGGCAGGGTTTGCAGGAACCCAGGCGATGGCTCTCCCACTAGCTGTACAGGGGCGGCTCCCGGCGCAGGTTTGGTCGATATTAAAGTTCTTGATAATTGTGGTTCTGGTAACTCTGTCACCACCATAAGGGGCATAGACAAAGCGATAGAAAGGCAAGCAGCTTGGGGAATAGGGGTGATGAATCTGAGCATCTGGTCACGGCTATTCAATGGAGACGGAAGGGATGCGGAGAGTGAGACAGTGAATACGGCCGTTGCTCGAGGGATTGTCACCACTGTAATTGCCGGCAATGGCTTTGGAATGATTGATCCAATCACGGGACTTCCTCTCTTTAGATCTGGCTTTGGTGCGATTGCCGCTGCCTCGCAGGCAATAACCGTAGCGAACTCTAACGACCAAAATACTGTAGGTCGAGGAAACGATACGGTTGCCGGATCCTCAAATAGAGGTCCCAGAAGCACCGATAACGACGAAGATCCTCTGGATGAGCTGAAGCCGGACATCGCAGCCCCTGGTTCCGGTATTATGTCTGCACAAGGCGACGCAGGAAATGGCGCTACTAATCAATACCAACCTCTGTCTGGAACGTCTATGGCGGCGCCTCATGTCGCCGGTGTGGCAGCACTTATTCTAGAGGCGAAGCCGTTTATCAATCCGGGAAGCGTTAAAGAGCTTTTGAAGCAGACAGCTGAAACGGCTCCCGCTATTCCGGCGATGGACAGCAACAGGATGCCAGACAGCGCCTTGGATCTGAGGTACGACATAGGATCAGGTAATGGACTTGTTAACGCCTTTGCGGCGGTACGTGCCGCCGCGGTAACAGATGTCAAGTTCCCCAGTTGCATCGATGGGGGTTCGCCGTGCCTTTTGTCGCCGGATAACGCGAGCCCGCCGAATTGGCTTAATACCGTCGATATAACCCTCGCAACCGATCCACCGGTTGCGGGAACGCCGAATCAGATCCGGGTTAAGGTCACAAACACGGGAGCAAACATTGCTCGGGGAGTCAGGATAAATGTTGGTGTATATCGTTTTACTGCCGGCACTTCGAGATTCTTCGAACTTGGTTCCCGTGTTATAGACATCCCGGCTGGCAGCACTGTAACTGTGACACAGGTATGGACTCCTGAAGTTGGTCATCGATGCATTCAAGCCACCATCGATTATGGGCTGGATTCGAATTTCACCAATAATGTCACCCAGAGGAATATCGATGTAAAAACGACTTCTTCACCTGCGGTTTTCACTTTCGATGTTGAAAATTCTTTGACAGTACCCGCGACGATTGAGTTGGAAACCCTATCGGATAACCCGAAATGGACCTGTTCACTGGATCAGACGAGTTTCTCGCTTGATCCCTTCACTGACTGTCCACGTACTGTCACGGCCACGCTAAACCCTGTTATCGAACTGGTAGAATTGGTATCGGCCACCCATCCCGCTATCCCGCCAGCGACGAACGGACGAACGCTATTAGGCGGAGTGTCTGTAAGAGCGACTGACGAAACCCTAGGAACTGCCACTTGCCATATCTTTGCCTTCGCAGTCACCCCACAGCCGCTCTGCTTTGGAGTACCGGCAACGATTGTTGGTACCCCTGGCAATGATGTGTTGCACGGCACGCTCGGCGATGACGTCATCGTTGGCCTGGGCGGCAATGATGCCATTGCTGGCAAAGGCGGGAATGACCTCATCTGCGGTAATGAAGGGAATGACATAATCAGCGGAGACCTTGGCGACGATAAGATTGACGCCGGGGCCGGCGACGACGCCATCGATGGCGGGCCGGGCAATGATACGATCATTGGAGGCGGCGGAAGAGACACGATTGCTGGCAAGGACGGCAACGATCATATTGACGGCGGGCTGGACCGCGACAGGATCGATGGTGGGCCGGGCACCGACGGGTGCGTGAACGGAGAGATTGTTGCCAGATGTTCTTAAGGAACGACAATCTAAATGTCGTGGTGGCAACTGCGCAACCCTGGCTGTACTTCGGCACGGGGAACGAAAACCTCAGGACATCGTAGCGCTGTCGCCGCAATGAGTCAGCGTTGATTCTTTCCGTTCCACAAGGGCGTCCCTCTCTCCAACGGGGAGAGGGACGCCCAGGGTCTTCCCCATGTCCCATCATCGTGGGGTCCTTCATGCCCTGCTTGCCAGTCTCCTACTCCTGGGCGGACTGGGTCAGCCCCTAGCCGGCTCATTCGGCGAGACGTCCCCACCTGCTTCTGGGGGCGATCGCTCCTTCATTCACGTGAGGATGAGATGGTGACCATCAACGTCGCCGGGGCGTCCCTGGAGGAGGTCCTGCAAGAGATCAGCGCCCCGAGCCGGATCAGGGTGGTCCTGTACGACTTCAGACCAGAACCGATCTCGGCGGCATTCCAGGCGGTGCCCCTGGAGGAGGCCGTGCGACGGCTCGTCCAGGGGAACTTCCTGCTCCTGTACGGTCCCCACGGAGACCTGGAAGAGGTCTGGGTGTGGCGGGCACCGGACGCGCGAAGCGTCGCAGGGGAGCGCGAGTCCCTCGAGTCGTTGATTGAGGAGTTAGCAGGGGGCGAGCCGGCCCAACGACGGCAGGCAGTCCTGGCATTGGGTGAGTCCACGGGCGCCCAGTCGGTGGAGCCCTTGGTGAAGGTCTTGGAGGAGGATGCCGCGCCGGAGGTGCGGCAGGCGGCGGTCTCGGTCTTGGAAAAGGTGGAGGGGCCAGAGGCCGTTGCGGCCTTGGCCGACGCGGTCTCAAACGACAGTGACCGGGTGGTTCGCCAGAGCGCGGTCAAGGCCCTGGCGAAGCGTGGCGGATCAGAGGCGGTCGACGCATTGACGCAGGCCTTACAGGCCGACGCCGAACCCTCGGTGCGGCATGAAGCCTTGGCGAGTCTGGCCGAGTGGGGTGATGACCAAGTGCGGGACGCCCTCCTGCAGGCCCGGGAGGACCCGGAGGACTTCATTCGACAAAAGGCAGAAGAGATCCTCCAACACCGCAGCGCGGCAGGCCGCAAGCCGTAAGGGGGGGGGCGGCGCCCGACTCCCTGCGGGTACCCTGTGCCCGCATTGGCGGGGGATCCGAGGGATGGCCATGGCGCTTACAACGCTGGCGTCTCGCGCTTCTTGTCCGTGAGACCTCGGACTGCCTGGCAGCCCTCCAGAGCGGGCACAACAATGAAAACAAAACGATCCCGGGACAGCCCACGAAAACATATGAGCTAACGAGGCGGGCATTCTCAATCGCGCAACTTGTGAACGGAGAACAGTATGAATCCAGACATCTTTGCCCAGAAAGATAAGAACTTTGTTCTTTGGCGGGAAGCGTCGCACAACCCTCCACCCACGTTGGTCATCGGGCAGTTACAGTTAGGCGCCCCGGTGGTGTGTGTTGGCGAACAGCGGTGTGATCTCCGGCAATCCGCTGAGTTCCCTGACCTTTGGTTGATCCCAGCCGACAACTGCAATCTCGCCGACGGCCACGTCTATCACTACTGGTTCGAGGTAGCGGATTCCCACCCGCAACGATCGGGTCAGCGGATCCGGGTGACAGATCCGATGGCGTTTACTGTTGACTGGCGCTTGCTGGCTCCGCGACCCAATGGACCTGGTTATAGCGATGACGAGCGGTATCCGGCGGCGGTCGCGAAATACAGCCAGGGCCGATTGATCCCGTGCGACGCGGGCGGCGAAACCGGCGAACTACAGGACGAACCGCCCCTCGTTACCCTGCCGCCCAACAATCGGCTCGTCATCTATGAGCTGCCGACCGCCTGGACACGGCTTGCATCGGCGGGCGAGCGCGAGATCGGGGTGGGCACCTTTCGCGATGTGGTCGCCCTCATCGATCCCGATGAAGGAGGCGCGAACTTTTCGGACCTCGAGGTCACCCAATTGGGTCGGTCCTACCTTACCGAACTCGGCGTCAACGCCATCGAACTTCTTCCGCCCGCCGACAGCTTCTATGCCAGACAATGGGGGTATGGAACGACGAACTTTTTCGCCCCGGATTTCGACCTCGGTTTCCCTGAAGATTACACGTGGCCGACACCCAACCGCGATCTGCGGGCGCTGATCGCCGCCTCTCACGCCCGCGGGCTCCGCTTTTTTGTCGACGTCGTGATGGCCTTCGCCCGGACCAACGCGTATCTGGCCGCTGAGACAAATGACTTCTTTATTCTCGATCCGTGGAGTAATCCCTCCGATCCCGACGCGCATAACTCCCGGGGCAAGGACGACAACAATGTTCGCAACGGCTTCGGCAGCACGCTCTTTCGCTATGCGGCCTTTGTGAACGGCTACGATCCTCTCTCCGGCCAGTTGCGGAGTTTCTCCCCGGCACGTCAGTTGATGAAGGCCAGCCTCCTGCACTGGATGAACGATTTCCACATCGACGGCATCCGCATGGACAGCGTCGAGAACGTCTCCAACTGGGATTTTATTCAGGAATACAAGGACTTGGCACGCGACACATGGCGACAGCGGTTTGCGGCCCAATCGGCCGGCGATGGCGCGGACGAGCGCTTTATGGTTGTCGGCGAAGAACTTCAAGAACCCCTGGATATCCTTCGCCAGCAGCGGCTCGATGGGCTCTGGCACGAACACTTCAAGAAATACATCCGCGCCGCGCTTCTCGGGCAGAATGCTGATGGCGAGCCCAGTTTCGAAAGGACGGTGCGCAAAGCGATCGATTGCCGTCAGTGTGGCTTCAGCGACGGATCGCAGGCGGTGATTTATCTCACCTCGCATGACGTCGAAGGATTCCGCAACGAACGCCTGTTTAACTTCTTCCTCAACAACGGCGTCGTTGACGCCGAGAAGCGCATCAAGCTCGGCTTTGCCTGCCTGCTCACCGCCGTCGGTGTGCCGATGATTCTGGCCGGCGATGAGTTTGCCGACCAACACGATCTGTTC of the Candidatus Methylomirabilis lanthanidiphila genome contains:
- a CDS encoding putative oxidoreductase, which gives rise to MQTGKRRVLIIGATSEIAYETGKIFAADGAWLFLVGRHQEKLAAVADDLHVRGAGRVETFALDLTELDRHHELLAKAIEALGGLDAALIAHGTLPDQRACEQNVADLVNGFTTNCLSVISLVTHLANYFEPQRYGSLAVITSVAGDRGRRSNYAYGAAKGAVDLFLQGVRSRLSRAGVSVVTIKPGLVDTPMTAALPKHFLFARASTVGKGAYKAMLSRKDVVYLPWFWRWIMAIIKMVPESVFKRMSL
- the hlyA_2 gene encoding Hemolysin, plasmid, coding for MKMQKVLLTLCGAVLLVFLMTAPVLAAHCSPEFVGPPTSGCTVNKVQDVLCQGTDGNDTIVGTSGDDVIIGLGGNDRIYGLGGDDVICGRDGDDILVGGAGDDLIEADGGDDRIYGGSGDDLLDGGDDFDIINGGPGFEVACVDGERVNNCE
- a CDS encoding Glycosyltransferase, group 1 family protein — protein: MRSERIRVGYVIPQLAHGGAERQLYELSRGLDATRFQCVVYCLSERTFPYGDMIREAGIELRILKPCGHFDISRVLQLARLVRKDRIDILHAFLFHANGYAWPARWLAGGPRLVTSARNCQTIGWLRDRVNRLAFQGSDAIVCNGEAVRSFIGQHYRVPAEKCAVIYNGVDLERFALSTESPPSAYRSGDGLVITVGRLVPQKDIELFLDAAALLTHRQAGTRFVIVGDGHCRGALERYAAHNGLGRQVAFLGERADVPELLRTADVVWLTSAWEGLSNVLLEAMACAKPIVTRDVGACREIVRHGVNGYLVPKRDAEAFAHYTLGLLTNPVQASEMGQAGRKIAEEKFSLSAMIRNTVKLYDSLLDSRVGVAG
- the treZ gene encoding Malto-oligosyltrehalose trehalohydrolase produces the protein MNPDIFAQKDKNFVLWREASHNPPPTLVIGQLQLGAPVVCVGEQRCDLRQSAEFPDLWLIPADNCNLADGHVYHYWFEVADSHPQRSGQRIRVTDPMAFTVDWRLLAPRPNGPGYSDDERYPAAVAKYSQGRLIPCDAGGETGELQDEPPLVTLPPNNRLVIYELPTAWTRLASAGEREIGVGTFRDVVALIDPDEGGANFSDLEVTQLGRSYLTELGVNAIELLPPADSFYARQWGYGTTNFFAPDFDLGFPEDYTWPTPNRDLRALIAASHARGLRFFVDVVMAFARTNAYLAAETNDFFILDPWSNPSDPDAHNSRGKDDNNVRNGFGSTLFRYAAFVNGYDPLSGQLRSFSPARQLMKASLLHWMNDFHIDGIRMDSVENVSNWDFIQEYKDLARDTWRQRFAAQSAGDGADERFMVVGEELQEPLDILRQQRLDGLWHEHFKKYIRAALLGQNADGEPSFERTVRKAIDCRQCGFSDGSQAVIYLTSHDVEGFRNERLFNFFLNNGVVDAEKRIKLGFACLLTAVGVPMILAGDEFADQHDLFDQKGNVSQQSGKQVDPVNFSRLGDEWRRRIKEYVARLIKCRTTSDALAVNDTDFIHVDFNEGKRVLAWRRGRPDSDSIVVIVANFSDFGTGDPSSPGAEYRVHNWPATPPGKQWREITQERNVPPEWVGREPIFPWEAKVYALV
- the liaR gene encoding Transcriptional regulatory protein LiaR — translated: MRNRADAANTAKTTARARAPTGDVVRHRGPSSQQGGAWIRSLFQGLPEGICLIDPSMRVVLWNRAATEITGYGASELLGCRCYLKGNGLDLERFCRAECPVSGEDKSLTGCRGCVKWQYPWTLVLPARHVDVALLILIFRHVPFTQQLPTCPDTSSPCMLARYAAQRGPEVARRLLALTLREREILGLLAGGKTAKPIATALGISLPTVRTHIQSILRKLDVHSCLELVAFLRHMTEGVPPACS
- a CDS encoding PBS lyase HEAT-like repeat protein produces the protein MEVLRTGERDCPHRGGPSPAEGGLWRCLLYGAPHRWALRALLASLVLFGGLGHSLAARSGETSPPAAGGHPPLIRVEAGLVTVKIVGVSLEAVLNAIGAQSQIKVVLHDSRPDTVSAAFQAVPLEEAMRRLLKTNFLFLYGPDGNVVEVRVWRVPTERAFVENRESRESLLEALAEGEPLQRRQAVLALGESTRAQSAEPLAKVLEEDDAPEVRQAAVVALEKLEGPQAAAALAAAVSDDGDQAVRLSAVKALAKRGGPEAIDPLTQALQADAEPVVRYEALVGLANVDDDRVREALLQALDDSEDFIRHKAEEILQHRSAAGREP
- the aprX gene encoding Serine protease AprX, with amino-acid sequence MKLLCTSEVHPSEEKVTPPRFDFCHKNCKTGALITALIIAFPCVVHATPFTPLDWQQTVPSGPLAGQKKFLNWSQDTNQNFIDDEIDEISDTVTPPVDINVDLNRCLTSSEIEAKFSDFGIIQHVGKFVSFVAIKGIDILDIPGLAADPDVAVVELQPTFEAGLDVSTRAIRARASNTFSPQTVQNLGFTGQGVNIAILDTGVDNGHETFAGKTVRGFNAITNVEVDPDDDNNQSLNQSLCVPNPVFHGTHVAGIALGNGRIGRVCRNPGDGSPTSCTGAAPGAGLVDIKVLDNCGSGNSVTTIRGIDKAIERQAAWGIGVMNLSIWSRLFNGDGRDAESETVNTAVARGIVTTVIAGNGFGMIDPITGLPLFRSGFGAIAAASQAITVANSNDQNTVGRGNDTVAGSSNRGPRSTDNDEDPLDELKPDIAAPGSGIMSAQGDAGNGATNQYQPLSGTSMAAPHVAGVAALILEAKPFINPGSVKELLKQTAETAPAIPAMDSNRMPDSALDLRYDIGSGNGLVNAFAAVRAAAVTDVKFPSCIDGGSPCLLSPDNASPPNWLNTVDITLATDPPVAGTPNQIRVKVTNTGANIARGVRINVGVYRFTAGTSRFFELGSRVIDIPAGSTVTVTQVWTPEVGHRCIQATIDYGLDSNFTNNVTQRNIDVKTTSSPAVFTFDVENSLTVPATIELETLSDNPKWTCSLDQTSFSLDPFTDCPRTVTATLNPVIELVELVSATHPAIPPATNGRTLLGGVSVRATDETLGTATCHIFAFAVTPQPLCFGVPATIVGTPGNDVLHGTLGDDVIVGLGGNDAIAGKGGNDLICGNEGNDIISGDLGDDKIDAGAGDDAIDGGPGNDTIIGGGGRDTIAGKDGNDHIDGGLDRDRIDGGPGTDGCVNGEIVARCS
- a CDS encoding PBS lyase HEAT-like repeat protein: MVTINVAGASLEEVLQEISAPSRIRVVLYDFRPEPISAAFQAVPLEEAVRRLVQGNFLLLYGPHGDLEEVWVWRAPDARSVAGERESLESLIEELAGGEPAQRRQAVLALGESTGAQSVEPLVKVLEEDAAPEVRQAAVSVLEKVEGPEAVAALADAVSNDSDRVVRQSAVKALAKRGGSEAVDALTQALQADAEPSVRHEALASLAEWGDDQVRDALLQAREDPEDFIRQKAEEILQHRSAAGRKP